Proteins encoded in a region of the Vibrio ponticus genome:
- the prlC gene encoding oligopeptidase A — MSNPLLTFTDLPPFSQIKPEHIKPAVEQAISDCRDKIEQVMANASEPTWESVVAPIEEMDDRLSRIWSPVSHMNSVMNSDELREAYESCLPILSEYGTWVGQHKGLFDAYKAIKSSDAFVTLSQAQQKTITDSLRDFELSGIGLPAEEQRRYGEISKRMSELGSQFSNNVLDATMGWTKHITDEKALAGMPESALAAAQAAAQAKELDGYLLTLDIPSYLPVMTYCDNQALRQELYEAYVTRASDRGPNAGKWDNSEIIAEKLKLRHEIARMLGFGTYSEKSLATKMAETPEQVLGFLNDLATKAKPQGEREVEELRQFAQSEFGVSELNLWDIAYYSEKQKQHLFQISDEELRPYFPEQKAVSGLFEVLNRVFGMTVTERQGVDTWHESVRFFDIFDSEKTLRGSFYLDLYAREHKRGGAWMDDCRGRRITLDGELQTPVAYLTCNFNKPVGDKPALFTHDELVTLFHEFGHGIHHMLTQVNTGAVSGINGVPWDAVELPSQFLENWCWEEEALAFISGHYETGEPLPKEMLDKMLAAKNFQSAMFILRQLEFGLFDFTLHTEYDPEVGPRVLETLAEVKSKVAVLPGLEWNRFSHSFSHIFAGGYSAGYYSYLWAEVLSSDAFSRFEEEGIFNKETGQSFLNNILEMGGSEEPMELFKRFRGREPEIDALLRHSGILA; from the coding sequence ATGTCTAATCCGCTTCTTACCTTTACCGACTTACCGCCTTTCTCTCAGATCAAACCTGAGCATATCAAGCCTGCAGTCGAGCAAGCGATTAGCGATTGCCGTGACAAGATTGAGCAAGTAATGGCAAACGCTAGTGAGCCAACTTGGGAGTCTGTTGTTGCGCCAATTGAAGAGATGGATGATCGCCTAAGCCGCATTTGGTCACCAGTGAGCCATATGAACTCAGTGATGAACAGCGATGAGTTGCGCGAAGCGTACGAAAGCTGCCTACCTATTTTATCTGAGTATGGTACCTGGGTTGGTCAGCACAAAGGTTTGTTTGATGCGTACAAAGCGATTAAGAGTAGCGATGCCTTTGTTACATTAAGCCAAGCGCAGCAAAAAACCATTACCGATTCACTGCGTGACTTTGAATTATCGGGTATTGGTTTGCCAGCCGAAGAGCAACGTCGTTACGGCGAGATCAGCAAACGCATGTCTGAGCTAGGCTCGCAATTCTCTAACAATGTGCTCGATGCAACCATGGGTTGGACAAAGCACATTACCGACGAGAAAGCGTTAGCGGGTATGCCTGAGTCTGCACTCGCTGCAGCGCAAGCCGCCGCGCAAGCGAAAGAGCTTGATGGCTACCTACTGACATTAGATATTCCATCTTACCTGCCAGTGATGACTTACTGTGATAATCAAGCGCTGCGCCAAGAGTTGTACGAAGCGTACGTAACGCGCGCGTCTGATCGTGGTCCAAACGCAGGTAAATGGGACAACAGTGAAATCATCGCCGAGAAGCTGAAACTGCGTCATGAAATTGCACGTATGCTGGGCTTTGGTACTTACAGTGAAAAATCACTGGCAACCAAAATGGCGGAAACGCCAGAGCAGGTACTGGGCTTCCTCAATGACTTAGCCACCAAAGCAAAACCGCAAGGTGAGCGCGAAGTGGAAGAGTTGCGTCAATTTGCTCAAAGTGAATTTGGTGTCTCTGAGCTCAACCTTTGGGATATTGCTTACTACAGCGAAAAACAGAAGCAGCACTTGTTCCAAATTTCTGATGAAGAACTGCGCCCTTACTTCCCAGAGCAGAAAGCCGTGAGTGGTCTGTTTGAAGTATTGAACCGCGTCTTCGGTATGACAGTGACCGAGCGTCAAGGGGTCGATACTTGGCATGAGTCAGTGCGTTTCTTCGATATCTTTGATAGTGAGAAGACACTGCGTGGTAGCTTCTATCTTGATTTGTACGCGCGTGAGCACAAACGTGGCGGTGCCTGGATGGATGACTGCCGTGGTCGCCGTATCACACTGGATGGTGAACTACAGACCCCAGTAGCGTATCTAACCTGTAACTTCAATAAACCGGTCGGTGACAAGCCAGCGCTGTTTACTCATGATGAGTTAGTGACGCTATTCCACGAGTTTGGTCATGGTATCCACCATATGCTAACGCAAGTGAACACCGGTGCAGTGTCAGGTATCAATGGCGTACCATGGGATGCGGTAGAGCTACCAAGTCAGTTCCTAGAAAACTGGTGCTGGGAAGAAGAAGCGCTAGCGTTTATCTCTGGTCACTATGAGACCGGTGAGCCACTACCAAAAGAGATGCTCGATAAAATGCTCGCGGCGAAGAACTTCCAATCGGCGATGTTTATTCTGCGTCAGTTAGAGTTTGGCTTGTTTGATTTCACGCTACACACAGAATATGACCCAGAAGTCGGTCCACGCGTGCTAGAAACGTTAGCTGAAGTGAAGTCGAAAGTTGCCGTACTACCAGGTCTAGAGTGGAACCGTTTCTCGCACAGCTTTAGCCATATTTTTGCAGGTGGTTACAGCGCAGGTTACTACAGCTACCTATGGGCAGAAGTGCTTTCTTCAGATGCGTTCTCACGCTTTGAAGAGGAAGGTATCTTTAACAAAGAAACCGGACAAAGCTTCCTCAATAACATCCTAGAGATGGGCGGCAGTGAAGAGCCGATGGAACTGTTTAAGCGTTTCCGTGGCAGAGAGCCGGAGATTGATGCTTTGTTACGTCATTCTGGCATCCTAGCCTAA
- a CDS encoding 23S rRNA (adenine(2030)-N(6))-methyltransferase RlmJ: MLSYRHSFHAGNHADVVKHIVQSLILDALKQKDKPFVYHDTHSGVGRYDLTHEWSEKTGEYKQGIARIWDNPNIPEDIKSYIESIKTLNNGETLRYYPGSPRVARAQIRPQDRMVLTELHPSDHPLLEQEFERDRQVSIYKEDGFKRLKASLPPQERRGLVLIDPPYELAKEYRDVVQAIYQSHKRWATGIYAIWYPVVNRCDIEDMIEGLEGLGIRKILQIELGVSPDTNERGMTASGMIVINPPWKLESQMQEILPFLQEAIAPATGHWKVDWIVPE; encoded by the coding sequence TTGCTGAGTTATCGTCACAGTTTTCACGCTGGCAACCATGCCGATGTTGTTAAGCACATTGTGCAAAGCCTTATCCTTGATGCCTTAAAGCAAAAAGATAAGCCTTTTGTTTACCACGATACCCACTCGGGTGTGGGTCGCTATGACCTAACCCACGAATGGTCAGAAAAAACCGGCGAATACAAACAAGGTATCGCACGTATTTGGGACAACCCAAATATCCCTGAAGATATCAAAAGCTACATTGAGTCGATCAAAACCCTCAATAACGGTGAAACTCTGCGTTACTACCCAGGATCACCACGTGTAGCGCGTGCGCAAATCCGCCCACAAGACCGCATGGTGTTAACCGAACTTCACCCAAGTGATCATCCACTACTTGAACAAGAGTTCGAACGCGATCGCCAAGTCAGCATCTACAAAGAAGATGGCTTTAAACGTCTTAAGGCAAGCTTACCGCCACAAGAACGTCGCGGCTTAGTGCTGATTGATCCACCTTATGAGCTCGCGAAAGAGTATCGCGATGTGGTTCAAGCGATTTATCAAAGTCATAAACGCTGGGCAACCGGCATTTACGCAATTTGGTACCCAGTGGTGAATCGCTGTGATATCGAAGATATGATTGAAGGCTTGGAAGGGCTTGGCATTCGCAAGATCCTGCAAATTGAACTGGGCGTCTCTCCAGATACCAATGAGCGTGGCATGACGGCATCGGGCATGATTGTAATTAACCCGCCTTGGAAGCTAGAGAGCCAAATGCAAGAAATCTTGCCATTCCTGCAAGAAGCTATTGCACCGGCAACAGGTCACTGGAAAGTCGACTGGATTGTACCGGAATAA
- the uvrD gene encoding DNA helicase II, with product MMDPSLLLDGLNDKQREAVAAPIENLLVLAGAGSGKTRVLVHRIAWLMSVEQASPFSIMSVTFTNKAAAEMRGRIEELMMGSASGMWNGTFHGICHRILRAHYLDAKLPEDFQIIDSDDQQRLLKRLIKAQNLDEKQWPPRQVCWWINGKKDEGLRPQHIDAYHDPVTKTYLQLYSAYQEACDRAGLVDFAEILLRTHELLRDKTAIREHYQARFKHILVDEFQDTNNIQYAWLRMMAGPDTRVMIVGDDDQSIYGWRGAKIENIEKFTLEFPSVNTIRLEQNYRSTKTILEASNTLIANNTERMGKELWTDGNVGEPISVYAAYNELDEARFAVGKIKEWQDKGGALNDTAMLYRNNAQSRVLEEALLQAGLPYRIYGGMRFFERQEIRDALGYMRLINNRDNDAAFERIVNTPTRGLGDKTLETVRFAARDRGCTLWEASIALIDEKVLTGRAAGALSRFIELINALEDDTCEMPMHQQTDHVIKYSGLFAMYEQEKGEKSKARIENLEELVTATRQFEKPEEADEMSELTAFLTHAALEAGEGQADEFEDAVQLMTLHSAKGLEFPMVFMVGVEEGMFPSQMSAEEAGRLEEERRLCYVGMTRAMEKLYITYAEMRRLYGQDKYHKPSRFIKELPESCLDEVRMKAQVSRPASSGRFSQTVVKESFNETGFSLGSRVLHPKFGEGTIINFEGSGPQSRVQVAFNGEGIKWLVTAYARLEKL from the coding sequence ATGATGGATCCCTCTTTACTTCTCGACGGTCTAAACGATAAACAGCGTGAAGCCGTTGCAGCTCCAATTGAAAACCTGCTTGTTCTTGCTGGAGCAGGGAGTGGTAAAACTCGTGTGCTTGTTCACCGAATTGCTTGGCTGATGTCTGTTGAGCAAGCGTCGCCTTTCTCGATTATGTCGGTAACCTTTACCAACAAAGCCGCAGCAGAAATGCGTGGGCGTATCGAAGAATTGATGATGGGTAGTGCATCAGGCATGTGGAATGGTACTTTCCATGGTATCTGTCATCGCATTTTGCGTGCTCATTATCTGGACGCTAAGCTACCGGAAGATTTCCAAATTATTGATAGTGATGATCAGCAGCGCTTGCTCAAGCGTTTGATCAAAGCGCAAAACCTGGATGAAAAGCAGTGGCCACCTCGCCAAGTTTGCTGGTGGATTAACGGCAAGAAAGATGAAGGTCTGCGCCCGCAGCACATAGATGCTTATCACGATCCTGTGACCAAGACCTATTTGCAGCTTTATAGCGCTTATCAAGAAGCGTGTGATCGTGCAGGTTTGGTTGATTTTGCCGAGATCTTGCTGCGAACTCACGAGTTATTACGTGATAAGACGGCAATTCGTGAACACTACCAAGCGCGCTTTAAACATATTTTGGTCGACGAATTTCAAGATACCAACAATATCCAATACGCTTGGCTACGCATGATGGCAGGTCCAGATACGCGCGTAATGATCGTTGGTGATGATGACCAATCTATCTACGGTTGGCGCGGGGCGAAAATTGAGAATATTGAAAAATTTACCCTTGAGTTTCCAAGTGTAAATACCATTCGTTTGGAGCAAAACTACCGTTCGACCAAAACCATTCTAGAAGCCTCGAACACTCTGATCGCCAATAACACTGAGCGTATGGGTAAAGAGCTATGGACTGACGGCAATGTGGGTGAACCGATTTCTGTTTATGCCGCTTACAACGAGTTAGATGAAGCGCGCTTTGCGGTTGGTAAAATTAAAGAGTGGCAAGACAAAGGTGGAGCTCTGAACGATACGGCAATGCTGTACCGTAATAACGCCCAGTCACGTGTGTTGGAAGAAGCCTTGCTGCAAGCCGGTCTACCGTACCGAATTTATGGTGGGATGCGATTCTTCGAACGCCAAGAAATTCGTGACGCATTAGGTTATATGCGCCTGATTAATAACCGTGATAATGATGCGGCGTTTGAGCGTATTGTGAATACACCAACGCGCGGTTTGGGTGATAAAACCTTAGAGACGGTTCGTTTTGCTGCGCGTGATCGTGGTTGTACCTTATGGGAAGCCAGTATCGCTCTAATTGATGAGAAAGTACTAACTGGTCGTGCTGCTGGTGCACTAAGCCGCTTTATTGAGCTGATCAATGCGCTGGAAGATGACACTTGTGAAATGCCAATGCATCAACAAACTGACCATGTGATCAAATACTCGGGCTTGTTTGCAATGTATGAGCAAGAGAAGGGTGAAAAGTCTAAGGCGCGTATTGAGAACTTGGAAGAGTTGGTGACAGCAACGCGCCAGTTCGAAAAACCTGAAGAAGCGGACGAGATGAGTGAACTCACCGCTTTCTTGACTCATGCTGCATTAGAAGCGGGTGAAGGTCAGGCGGATGAGTTTGAAGATGCGGTGCAGCTAATGACGCTACACAGTGCAAAAGGTCTAGAGTTCCCAATGGTGTTTATGGTTGGCGTCGAAGAGGGGATGTTCCCAAGCCAAATGTCTGCAGAAGAGGCTGGTCGTTTGGAAGAGGAGCGCCGTCTTTGCTACGTAGGCATGACTCGTGCGATGGAAAAACTCTACATTACCTACGCTGAGATGCGCCGTTTGTATGGTCAAGATAAGTACCATAAACCGTCGCGCTTTATTAAAGAGTTGCCAGAAAGCTGCTTAGATGAAGTGCGTATGAAAGCGCAAGTGAGCCGTCCTGCTAGCTCAGGTCGCTTTAGCCAAACTGTGGTGAAAGAGAGCTTCAACGAAACAGGTTTTAGCCTAGGCTCTCGCGTGCTACACCCGAAATTTGGTGAAGGTACCATCATTAATTTTGAAGGCAGTGGTCCACAAAGCCGTGTGCAAGTCGCTTTTAATGGTGAAGGCATCAAGTGGCTAGTCACCGCTTATGCTCGATTAGAAAAACTCTAA
- a CDS encoding DoxX family protein produces the protein MTTKTMLETYDDLIGKLQCVFVPLLLLFCRLWVAWVFFNSGLIKISSWDSTLYLFELEYQVPLLPWELAAYMGTAAELILPVFLAFGLLTRPMAAILFVFNIIAVVSYPLLWEKGFYDHQLWGLMILIVIVWGPGPISLDKLIKAKLQN, from the coding sequence ATGACCACCAAAACCATGCTTGAGACCTATGATGATCTGATCGGCAAATTGCAATGTGTGTTCGTTCCACTCCTGTTACTATTTTGCCGTTTGTGGGTCGCTTGGGTGTTTTTTAATTCCGGTCTGATAAAAATCAGCTCATGGGATAGCACCCTCTACCTGTTTGAGTTGGAATACCAAGTGCCACTCTTGCCTTGGGAATTAGCCGCGTATATGGGCACTGCCGCCGAGCTTATCCTGCCCGTATTTCTCGCATTCGGCTTACTCACTCGCCCAATGGCAGCCATCTTGTTTGTCTTCAATATTATCGCTGTGGTCTCTTACCCATTACTGTGGGAAAAAGGCTTCTATGACCACCAGCTGTGGGGCTTAATGATCTTAATCGTCATCGTTTGGGGACCCGGTCCAATATCCCTCGACAAGCTAATTAAAGCTAAGTTGCAAAACTAA
- a CDS encoding serine/threonine protein kinase has product MNIETSSTNIYYSLLDLEESHKQARLSALQKENPSLYAKVKRLVNAESSQRLTQLFHINVSSTTKHQVDHSNQQIDKYLIESEIGRGGLGVVYAATRADKSFEQRLAVKLLHSDLANILPQQALFAEAQLLARLNHPHIAKVFDGGIYDEQVYLVMERIEGDHLAHYLESHNLSERNKLMLFGQICAAIEHSHQQNIVHGDLKPENILIDHQQQTKLIDFNLTQNINQQQDGFRAFSRQYASPEQQAGERLSPSSDIYSLGKLLEWLLLETKINHDLQAVINKATKLLAEERYQSVAQLQHDIECVLTRQPISLRRSQPVYQALRLFQRHPLTCSLALFLTFSATLFSSILVAKNQQLQQEKRIAENMMFEVTSMMFNTKSQQLHDIPASAMLDLTRRRILANPEIPAHIKQKMLLAMMTSSSTPYSLALENNP; this is encoded by the coding sequence GTGAATATAGAAACCAGCTCAACAAATATCTATTACTCACTGCTCGACCTAGAAGAAAGTCACAAACAGGCTCGCTTGAGTGCCTTGCAAAAAGAAAATCCTTCTTTATATGCCAAGGTAAAGCGTTTAGTTAATGCAGAATCTTCCCAAAGATTAACGCAGCTTTTTCATATTAACGTCAGCAGTACCACCAAACATCAAGTCGATCATAGCAATCAACAGATTGATAAATACCTGATCGAGTCTGAAATTGGTCGTGGTGGTCTGGGGGTCGTATATGCCGCCACTCGAGCTGATAAGAGCTTTGAACAGCGGCTGGCAGTCAAGCTTTTGCACAGTGATTTAGCCAACATCTTGCCGCAACAAGCGCTATTTGCTGAGGCACAGTTACTGGCGCGTCTCAATCACCCTCACATTGCGAAGGTGTTCGATGGGGGGATTTATGATGAGCAAGTGTATCTCGTCATGGAGCGAATTGAGGGTGACCATCTTGCTCATTATCTCGAAAGTCACAACCTCAGTGAACGCAACAAACTCATGCTATTTGGTCAGATTTGCGCTGCGATCGAACACTCTCATCAGCAAAATATTGTGCATGGCGACCTCAAACCCGAAAACATATTGATTGATCATCAACAACAAACGAAATTGATTGATTTCAACCTAACTCAAAACATTAACCAACAGCAAGATGGGTTTCGAGCCTTTAGCCGTCAGTATGCCAGCCCAGAACAACAAGCGGGAGAAAGACTCTCGCCCAGTAGTGATATTTATTCACTCGGTAAACTGCTTGAGTGGCTGCTCTTGGAAACAAAAATCAACCACGATTTACAAGCGGTCATCAACAAAGCGACCAAACTCTTGGCTGAAGAACGTTATCAGAGTGTCGCCCAACTCCAACATGATATTGAATGTGTTTTGACGCGACAGCCTATCTCTCTACGTAGATCGCAACCCGTTTACCAAGCGCTTCGTCTATTTCAACGCCATCCACTCACTTGTTCACTCGCCCTGTTTCTGACTTTCTCTGCGACACTATTTAGCTCCATTTTGGTCGCTAAAAATCAGCAGTTGCAACAAGAAAAACGGATTGCAGAGAACATGATGTTTGAAGTGACCAGCATGATGTTCAATACCAAAAGCCAACAACTGCACGATATACCAGCCAGTGCGATGCTTGACCTCACTAGACGCCGAATACTCGCCAATCCGGAAATCCCCGCGCATATCAAACAGAAAATGCTGTTGGCAATGATGACCTCATCCAGTACCCCATACAGCTTAGCCTTGGAGAACAACCCGTGA
- a CDS encoding HvfC/BufC N-terminal domain-containing protein, whose amino-acid sequence MKLAEMQHQFASALHYQAKGEECQIISDHFSADERMQIYRNNFVMSLSEVLEATYPMVKALLGEECFAQIARHHVLNYPLTSGDVTHYGEHFDQSLNTFPTVIQAAPYIGDVARFEWGLDLTQQRFSRQPLGSHTLDQLATLPVDQHGQIRFQLYPDVVLFTSTYATFALYQAIFHNPDELAKLDIQRPQQGVCACNQTGESWNLAVEEEVYQLLTSIAKGFTLQEIDPVYLTALNQLIELNLIAGFSLSQQSNPS is encoded by the coding sequence ATGAAGCTTGCTGAGATGCAACATCAATTTGCTAGCGCCTTACACTACCAAGCGAAAGGCGAAGAGTGCCAAATTATCAGTGACCACTTTAGTGCAGACGAGCGCATGCAGATCTACCGCAATAACTTCGTGATGAGCTTAAGCGAAGTTTTGGAGGCAACGTATCCTATGGTGAAGGCTCTATTGGGAGAAGAGTGCTTCGCGCAAATCGCGCGCCACCATGTGCTTAATTATCCTTTGACCAGTGGCGACGTTACCCATTATGGCGAACATTTTGACCAGTCACTCAACACTTTTCCTACGGTGATCCAAGCCGCTCCTTATATCGGAGACGTGGCTCGTTTTGAATGGGGATTGGATTTAACACAACAAAGGTTTTCGCGCCAACCGCTCGGCAGCCACACTCTCGACCAACTTGCCACATTACCTGTCGATCAGCATGGTCAAATTCGTTTTCAGCTCTATCCAGATGTCGTGTTATTTACTAGCACCTATGCCACTTTTGCTCTCTATCAAGCGATTTTCCACAACCCAGATGAGCTTGCCAAGCTGGATATTCAACGTCCACAACAAGGTGTATGTGCTTGCAATCAAACAGGAGAATCCTGGAATCTTGCGGTTGAAGAAGAGGTCTATCAACTGCTTACCAGCATCGCTAAAGGGTTCACCTTACAAGAAATCGACCCCGTTTATCTCACCGCCCTCAATCAACTGATTGAACTCAATTTGATTGCTGGGTTTTCCTTATCCCAACAATCAAACCCAAGTTAA
- the gorA gene encoding glutathione-disulfide reductase — protein sequence MATHFDYICIGGGSGGIASANRAAMYGAKVALIEAKDLGGTCVNVGCVPKKVMWHGAQIAEAMNLYAPDYGFDVDVKGFDWGKLVESRQAYIGRIHQSYDRVLGNNKINVIKGFAKFVDEKTVEVDGELYTADHILIAVGGRPTIPNIPGAEYGIDSNGFFDLAEQPKRVAVVGAGYIAVEIAGVLSALGTDTHLFCRKESPLRSFDPMIIETLVEVMNAEGPTLHTHSVPKEVVKEADGSLTLHLENGESQNVDQLIWAIGRHPATDAINLSATGVAINERGYIKVDEYQATNVPGIYCVGDIMEGGIELTPVAVKAGRQLSERLFNNKPNAKMDYALVPTVVFSHPPIGTIGLTEPEAIAQYGEENVKVYTSGFTAMYTAVTQHRQPCKMKLVCAGEDEKVVGLHGIGFAVDEMIQGFGVAMKMGATKADFDSVVAIHPTGSEEFVTMR from the coding sequence ATGGCGACTCATTTTGACTATATCTGTATCGGCGGCGGCAGCGGCGGCATCGCATCAGCAAACCGTGCAGCAATGTATGGCGCTAAGGTAGCTCTGATTGAAGCAAAAGACCTTGGCGGTACGTGTGTAAACGTAGGTTGTGTACCAAAGAAAGTGATGTGGCATGGCGCGCAAATCGCTGAAGCGATGAACCTATACGCTCCAGATTACGGTTTTGATGTAGACGTAAAAGGTTTCGACTGGGGCAAATTGGTAGAAAGCCGTCAGGCTTACATTGGTCGCATCCACCAATCTTATGACCGCGTGCTTGGCAACAACAAAATAAACGTTATCAAAGGTTTTGCTAAGTTTGTTGATGAGAAAACTGTCGAAGTGGATGGCGAACTATACACGGCTGATCACATCCTTATCGCAGTCGGTGGTCGTCCTACGATTCCAAACATCCCAGGCGCGGAATATGGCATTGATTCAAACGGCTTCTTTGACCTTGCAGAGCAACCAAAACGCGTTGCTGTGGTTGGTGCAGGTTACATCGCGGTTGAGATTGCGGGTGTACTGAGTGCACTTGGCACTGATACGCACCTATTCTGCCGTAAAGAATCACCACTACGTAGTTTTGATCCAATGATCATCGAAACATTGGTAGAAGTGATGAACGCAGAAGGTCCAACGCTGCATACCCACTCTGTACCAAAAGAAGTGGTTAAAGAAGCGGACGGCAGCCTAACGCTACATCTAGAAAACGGTGAGAGCCAAAATGTTGACCAGCTCATTTGGGCAATCGGTCGTCACCCAGCAACCGATGCGATCAACCTGAGCGCGACGGGTGTAGCAATCAACGAACGTGGCTACATCAAAGTAGATGAGTACCAAGCAACCAACGTACCTGGCATCTACTGTGTTGGTGACATCATGGAAGGCGGTATCGAACTTACACCGGTTGCGGTTAAAGCGGGTCGTCAGCTTTCTGAGCGTCTATTCAACAACAAGCCAAACGCAAAAATGGACTACGCGCTAGTCCCAACAGTGGTATTCAGCCACCCACCGATTGGCACCATTGGTCTAACGGAACCTGAAGCGATTGCTCAATACGGCGAAGAGAACGTTAAGGTTTACACCTCTGGTTTTACCGCGATGTACACAGCTGTAACCCAACACCGTCAACCATGCAAAATGAAACTTGTGTGTGCTGGCGAAGATGAAAAAGTTGTCGGTCTGCACGGTATTGGCTTTGCAGTGGATGAGATGATCCAAGGCTTTGGCGTTGCGATGAAGATGGGCGCAACCAAAGCAGATTTCGACTCAGTAGTCGCTATCCACCCAACGGGTTCGGAAGAATTCGTTACGATGCGTTAA
- a CDS encoding BufA1 family periplasmic bufferin-type metallophore, whose translation MKKSNLAVTAAITGLLAMGTLTAAPAVAAEKEKCYGVSKAGKNDCATKTSSCAGTAKEDGQKDAFVVVPKGLCEKLVGGSTESA comes from the coding sequence ATGAAAAAGTCTAATCTAGCTGTAACTGCTGCAATCACGGGTCTACTGGCTATGGGTACGCTTACGGCAGCACCAGCGGTCGCTGCTGAAAAAGAGAAATGCTATGGCGTATCTAAAGCAGGTAAAAATGACTGCGCAACCAAAACCAGCTCATGTGCTGGTACCGCTAAAGAAGATGGTCAGAAAGATGCATTTGTGGTGGTTCCGAAAGGTCTATGTGAAAAGCTGGTTGGTGGTAGCACAGAGTCAGCTTAA
- the bufB gene encoding MNIO family bufferin maturase gives MTTTHFHPSIGVGLRSPHIDYFLTEPAQLSWLEIHSENYFKPDSIARQQLRQIRNHYQISCHGIGLSLGSVERVNPLHIKQLCHLVDDIEPILISDHLSWSENGGHYFNDLLPLPYTEEALSVFCRNVLEVQDALKRPLLIENPSSYVKFAHSIITEWEFLAEVQRRTDCRLLLDFNNIYVSAFNHGFSCETYLNGIPSHAVDEIHLAGFTVKQLEKGEIWIDTHSRPVSNEVWQLFQNWIHHNGPRHTLIEWDLDIPTPEVLLGEARKASQILIGCETKASFKEAL, from the coding sequence GTGACGACGACACACTTTCACCCATCAATCGGAGTTGGATTACGCTCACCTCATATCGACTATTTTTTAACTGAGCCTGCGCAACTCTCTTGGCTCGAGATCCACAGTGAAAACTATTTTAAACCAGATTCAATTGCTCGCCAGCAACTGCGCCAAATCCGCAATCATTACCAAATAAGCTGTCATGGTATTGGTTTATCACTGGGTAGCGTTGAACGAGTGAATCCGCTGCATATTAAACAGCTATGTCATTTAGTCGATGACATTGAACCTATCTTAATCTCTGATCATTTAAGTTGGAGTGAAAATGGCGGGCACTATTTTAACGACCTACTGCCTCTTCCCTATACAGAGGAAGCCTTAAGCGTGTTTTGTCGCAATGTGCTGGAAGTGCAAGACGCACTTAAGCGCCCACTGCTAATCGAGAACCCATCGAGCTACGTAAAATTCGCCCACTCCATCATTACTGAATGGGAGTTTCTCGCTGAAGTGCAGCGCAGAACCGATTGCCGCTTGCTGCTCGATTTTAACAATATTTATGTCTCCGCCTTCAATCATGGCTTTAGCTGCGAAACTTACCTCAACGGCATACCAAGCCACGCGGTCGATGAAATTCATTTGGCAGGTTTTACCGTTAAACAACTAGAGAAAGGCGAGATTTGGATTGATACCCACAGCCGCCCTGTCAGTAATGAGGTTTGGCAACTATTTCAAAATTGGATTCACCACAATGGTCCACGACACACACTCATTGAGTGGGATTTAGATATTCCAACGCCAGAGGTATTGCTCGGCGAGGCACGTAAAGCGAGCCAAATCCTAATTGGTTGTGAGACAAAAGCGTCATTCAAGGAGGCGCTATGA